The following are encoded in a window of Gloeocapsa sp. DLM2.Bin57 genomic DNA:
- a CDS encoding tetratricopeptide repeat protein: MVLKVDLEAKRNYELGKQALENGQYNLSVKYLEDASQRVVINTLSGGDIRIWLVSAYQAAQKTNEAIALCRELLTHPHPDIRHNSQRLLYIMEAPRLKRPPEWMSEIPDLTSVKESTPEFKRNRGRVKPKEKKEEPVDLSTVNTKDNQFVAVGFILLLISLGTLIWFNG, translated from the coding sequence ATAGTTTTAAAGGTGGATTTAGAAGCAAAACGTAATTACGAGTTAGGGAAACAAGCCCTAGAAAATGGTCAGTACAATCTGAGTGTAAAATATCTAGAAGATGCTAGTCAACGAGTAGTTATCAATACTCTCTCAGGTGGAGATATACGCATCTGGTTAGTAAGTGCTTATCAAGCAGCTCAAAAAACTAATGAGGCGATCGCCCTGTGTCGAGAATTATTGACTCATCCTCATCCCGATATACGTCACAATAGTCAACGTTTACTCTATATTATGGAAGCTCCCCGCTTAAAAAGACCTCCAGAATGGATGAGTGAAATACCCGATTTAACTTCTGTCAAAGAAAGTACCCCAGAATTTAAACGCAACCGAGGTAGGGTCAAACCCAAAGAGAAAAAAGAAGAACCCGTAGATTTAAGCACGGTAAATACTAAAGATAATCAATTTGTCGCGGTTGGTTTTATTTTGTTATTGATTTCATTAGGTACTTTAATCTGGTTCAATGGATAA